A single Silvibacterium dinghuense DNA region contains:
- a CDS encoding TonB-dependent receptor — MASFAQVTKGSISGTVVDASGASIGEAALKATNTQTGVVFQATTEKSGTFHFSLLPPGTYKIEIISAGFDTRKVDGVVVTTSQDTGLGAVTLGVAGAQSTVEVSGSTTPLIETTQAQVTNDFSAQTIASFANVNENQGLDNLALLVPGVNASRDLDYGDTNGAAIASNGSRGRNNDQQIDGQNNNDNSVTGPALQVGDAEFASEYQIITNNFGPEYGRNGGSVINVVTKSGTNNIHGSIYGNWTNNDLETLTPYQKNFDDITENPRSNTEFAGFTIGFPILKDRVFFFNGFDQQLWHESEIYTSGGITPTQTGLTEAAACGAVNANALSALNTYGPFSFTTGNPKVVGTPIESTINGNSSCPIEYGYVQRSVPERSHLFNWLPRVDYSNGRDTIVARYILSRNSFFDIGDNGAGGWFYNEPSLSQAVKLGWTRAITQHIVNELSVGFDRENTQFGGSSNNSDPSTANLLQGVTHVYVGNTAGNSSLAYGPATNLPQGRIVNTWQLQDNFNYQLGNHHLKAGVNWTYQRSPNTFLPYVNGEFYFSNWSNYMTSTPYQINIADGKTTLDFREYDTFLYAGDDWQIKPNLTLNLGLTWSTYGQPGNLFNKLDTESQESSDPLWDPSLPLSVTTATKLPADNHMFGPSIGFAWTPGFLGTTHKTVLRGGYRLSYDPPFYNIYLNTADSAPQVLSQSLTEASEVDSVLPADPTGANVRSALSSYLTKGVADPRDYTQINESKNFRADYVSAWSFGVQRELSHNLVAEVRYVGNHGGDLFQTINANPYLEGLAEAFPSAIPSNVTWSTTNGREDGSSYIIRQRTNTGYSDYHALQSELRANDLFHQLMFSAAWTWSKTTDNSSEIFSSGEGGNTSAIAQNPLNYKSGEHGLSGLDFPQNLTLNFVENIPFFKEQHGLEGHVLGGWGLSGNYFIASGQTYTPIQYGFDDYGSHSGVSDYTFNGSYGAGPDNLRPFLGSRKANVQQVGAYAGDVCAYYGGASCNASATTLISWNNANKTDDASVQTVSKSDVRYIMNSTYAQKAFNSPWGNVARNDARDFWTNTANLTVTKNFKLNEKMNALVRANFSNVFNHPNYSSVDPYLDDAGLYASYTGFGNPKVTTSNPRQATFSAKISW; from the coding sequence TTGGCATCATTTGCACAGGTGACCAAGGGCTCGATCTCGGGAACCGTGGTGGATGCCTCGGGCGCATCCATTGGTGAAGCGGCCCTGAAGGCCACCAACACCCAGACCGGAGTCGTCTTCCAGGCGACTACCGAGAAGTCTGGCACCTTCCACTTCAGCCTGCTGCCCCCGGGCACCTACAAGATTGAAATCATCAGCGCCGGCTTCGATACCAGGAAGGTGGACGGCGTCGTGGTCACCACCTCGCAGGATACCGGCCTCGGCGCGGTGACCCTGGGCGTGGCCGGTGCGCAGTCCACCGTCGAGGTCTCCGGCTCGACCACGCCGCTCATCGAAACTACCCAGGCGCAGGTCACCAACGACTTCTCCGCCCAGACCATCGCCTCCTTCGCGAACGTGAATGAGAACCAGGGTCTGGACAATCTGGCCCTGCTGGTGCCCGGCGTTAACGCCAGCCGCGATCTCGACTACGGCGATACCAACGGCGCCGCCATCGCTTCGAATGGCAGCCGAGGCCGCAACAACGATCAGCAGATCGACGGCCAGAACAATAACGACAACTCGGTGACCGGCCCGGCGCTTCAGGTCGGCGATGCCGAATTCGCCAGCGAATATCAGATCATCACCAACAACTTCGGTCCCGAGTACGGCCGCAACGGCGGCTCGGTGATCAACGTGGTGACCAAGTCTGGCACCAACAATATTCATGGCAGCATCTACGGCAACTGGACCAACAACGATCTCGAGACGCTGACCCCGTACCAGAAGAACTTCGACGACATCACCGAGAATCCGCGCTCGAACACCGAGTTTGCCGGCTTCACCATCGGCTTCCCCATCCTCAAAGACCGGGTCTTCTTCTTCAACGGCTTTGACCAGCAGCTCTGGCACGAGTCGGAGATCTACACCTCGGGCGGCATCACGCCGACCCAGACCGGCCTGACCGAGGCCGCGGCCTGCGGCGCCGTGAATGCGAATGCGCTTTCCGCGCTGAATACCTATGGCCCTTTCAGCTTCACCACCGGCAACCCGAAGGTGGTGGGGACGCCGATCGAATCCACCATCAACGGCAACAGCAGCTGCCCGATCGAGTACGGCTACGTGCAGCGCAGCGTGCCTGAGCGCTCGCACCTCTTCAACTGGCTGCCACGTGTGGATTATTCGAATGGCCGAGACACGATCGTCGCTCGCTACATCCTCTCGCGTAACAGCTTCTTCGACATCGGTGACAACGGCGCCGGCGGCTGGTTCTACAATGAGCCCTCGCTCTCCCAGGCCGTCAAGCTGGGCTGGACGCGCGCCATCACTCAGCACATCGTCAACGAGCTCTCAGTCGGCTTCGACCGCGAGAACACGCAGTTCGGCGGCAGCAGCAACAACTCCGACCCCTCGACGGCAAACCTGCTGCAAGGCGTGACGCACGTCTACGTCGGCAACACCGCCGGCAACTCCAGCCTGGCCTATGGTCCGGCGACCAACCTGCCCCAGGGCCGCATCGTCAACACCTGGCAGCTCCAGGACAACTTTAACTACCAGCTCGGCAACCATCACCTGAAGGCCGGCGTGAACTGGACCTACCAGCGCTCGCCCAACACCTTCCTGCCCTATGTGAACGGAGAATTCTACTTCTCCAACTGGTCCAACTACATGACCAGCACGCCGTATCAGATCAACATCGCCGACGGCAAAACCACGCTCGACTTCCGCGAGTACGACACCTTCCTCTATGCCGGTGATGACTGGCAGATCAAGCCGAACCTGACCCTGAACCTGGGCCTGACCTGGAGCACCTATGGCCAGCCGGGCAACCTCTTCAATAAGCTCGACACCGAATCGCAGGAAAGCTCCGATCCGCTCTGGGATCCCTCGCTGCCCCTGTCTGTAACCACGGCGACCAAGCTGCCCGCCGATAACCATATGTTCGGCCCCAGCATCGGCTTCGCCTGGACGCCCGGCTTCCTCGGCACCACGCACAAGACCGTGCTGCGCGGCGGCTATCGCCTCTCCTACGATCCGCCGTTCTACAACATCTACCTGAACACCGCCGACTCGGCTCCGCAGGTGCTCTCGCAGTCCCTCACTGAGGCCTCGGAAGTCGATAGTGTTCTGCCTGCGGACCCGACCGGGGCGAATGTGCGCTCGGCGCTCTCCTCTTATTTGACCAAGGGCGTCGCCGATCCGCGCGACTACACCCAGATCAACGAGTCGAAGAATTTCCGCGCCGATTACGTCTCGGCATGGTCGTTCGGCGTCCAGCGCGAGCTCTCGCATAACCTGGTGGCCGAGGTGCGCTACGTGGGCAACCACGGCGGTGATCTCTTCCAGACCATCAACGCCAACCCCTACCTCGAGGGTCTGGCCGAGGCCTTCCCCAGCGCCATTCCCTCCAACGTCACCTGGTCGACGACCAATGGCCGCGAGGATGGCAGCAGCTACATCATCCGTCAGCGCACCAACACCGGCTATTCGGACTACCACGCGCTGCAGAGCGAGCTGCGGGCCAACGACCTCTTCCACCAGCTGATGTTCTCCGCTGCCTGGACCTGGAGCAAGACCACCGACAACTCGAGCGAGATCTTCAGCAGCGGAGAAGGTGGCAACACCTCGGCCATTGCCCAGAACCCGCTGAACTACAAGAGCGGCGAGCACGGCCTCTCGGGTCTCGACTTCCCGCAGAATCTCACCCTGAACTTTGTCGAAAACATCCCGTTCTTCAAGGAGCAGCATGGCCTTGAGGGTCACGTGCTCGGCGGCTGGGGCCTTTCCGGAAACTACTTCATCGCTTCCGGCCAGACCTACACCCCGATCCAGTACGGCTTCGACGACTACGGCAGCCACTCGGGCGTCTCCGACTACACCTTCAATGGCTCCTACGGCGCGGGTCCGGATAACCTCCGTCCCTTCCTGGGCAGCCGCAAGGCGAATGTGCAGCAAGTGGGCGCCTATGCCGGCGACGTCTGCGCCTACTACGGCGGAGCTTCCTGCAACGCCTCGGCCACCACGCTGATCAGCTGGAACAATGCCAACAAGACCGACGATGCGAGCGTGCAGACGGTTTCGAAGTCCGACGTCCGCTACATCATGAACAGCACCTACGCCCAGAAGGCCTTCAACTCACCGTGGGGCAATGTCGCCCGCAACGATGCCCGCGACTTCTGGACCAACACCGCCAACCTCACCGTGACCAAGAACTTCAAGCTGAACGAAAAGATGAATGCCCTGGTCCGCGCCAACTTCTCCAACGTC
- the dnaA gene encoding chromosomal replication initiator protein DnaA, with product MSFVATPATVLNPWVRILGALEKKINRQSFDTWLKPTRFSHAKERLLYVRIPTPEFQHVGDHYGDLIQEAIDALQLEFDDVKFVTPEDDPTLAQPREDGGFPPVPTHAPNAPASNRNGYARNNAPAPPQQGRFDWSSAAQLNPRYTFDAFVIGAGNQFARAAAEAVAERPSKAYNPLFLYGGTGMGKTHLMQAVGHEVKQRIPNASICYVSVEKFTNEMINSLRYDKMTSFRDKFRSVDLLLIDDIQFLSQKERTQEEFFHTFNALHENMKQIVIASDRPPKELPEIEDRLRSRFEWGLIADIQPPDLETKVAILQKKAESEHVALPTDVALFIASNVRTNVRELEGALTRLFAWSSLNGVELTLPTAQQCLKQFIDTQVRKITIEAIQRAVAEQFGMRVAELKQKNNSRAVVVPRQIAMYLAKQMTEASLPEIGRQFGGKHHTTVMHSIAKIDEQRRADKNLNSTLNKLNETLNN from the coding sequence ATGTCTTTTGTTGCTACTCCCGCCACCGTGCTCAATCCGTGGGTCCGGATTCTCGGTGCGCTCGAAAAGAAGATCAATCGCCAGTCGTTTGACACCTGGCTCAAGCCCACGCGTTTCAGCCATGCCAAGGAACGCCTGCTCTACGTGCGCATCCCCACGCCGGAGTTCCAGCATGTGGGCGATCACTACGGCGATCTGATCCAGGAAGCCATCGACGCACTGCAGCTGGAGTTCGACGACGTCAAGTTCGTCACTCCCGAGGATGATCCGACCCTCGCTCAGCCCCGTGAAGACGGCGGTTTCCCGCCTGTGCCCACGCACGCGCCCAATGCGCCTGCAAGCAACAGGAATGGTTACGCGCGTAACAACGCGCCCGCGCCGCCACAGCAGGGTCGCTTTGACTGGTCCTCAGCCGCGCAGCTGAACCCGCGCTACACCTTCGACGCCTTCGTCATCGGCGCCGGCAACCAGTTCGCGCGCGCCGCGGCCGAAGCCGTCGCTGAGCGCCCCTCGAAGGCTTACAACCCGCTCTTCCTCTACGGTGGCACCGGCATGGGCAAGACGCACCTCATGCAGGCCGTGGGCCACGAGGTCAAGCAGCGCATCCCCAATGCCTCCATCTGCTACGTCTCGGTCGAGAAGTTCACCAACGAGATGATCAACTCGCTGCGCTATGACAAGATGACCAGCTTCCGCGACAAGTTCCGCTCGGTCGATCTGCTGCTCATCGATGACATCCAGTTCCTCTCGCAGAAGGAGCGCACGCAGGAAGAGTTCTTCCACACCTTCAATGCGCTGCACGAGAACATGAAGCAGATCGTCATCGCCTCGGACCGTCCGCCCAAGGAGCTGCCCGAGATCGAAGACCGCCTGCGCTCGCGCTTCGAGTGGGGTCTCATCGCCGACATTCAGCCGCCGGATCTCGAGACCAAGGTCGCTATCCTGCAGAAGAAGGCCGAGAGCGAGCATGTTGCGCTGCCGACGGACGTGGCGCTGTTCATCGCCTCGAATGTCCGCACCAACGTGCGCGAGCTCGAAGGCGCGCTCACGCGTCTCTTCGCCTGGTCCAGCCTGAACGGAGTGGAGCTGACACTGCCTACCGCGCAGCAGTGCCTCAAGCAGTTCATCGACACGCAGGTGCGCAAGATCACCATCGAGGCCATTCAGCGCGCCGTCGCCGAGCAATTCGGCATGCGCGTGGCTGAACTCAAGCAGAAGAACAATTCGCGCGCTGTCGTCGTGCCTCGCCAGATCGCCATGTACCTGGCCAAGCAGATGACCGAGGCCTCGCTGCCCGAGATCGGACGCCAGTTCGGCGGCAAGCACCACACCACCGTCATGCACTCGATCGCCAAGATCGACGAGCAGCGCCGCGCCGACAAGAACCTCAATAGCACGCTCAACAAGCTGAACGAGACGCTGAACAACTAA
- the dnaB gene encoding replicative DNA helicase: MATPADISFERGLPASIDAERSILGAILLDNQAYNEAAEKIRAEDFALDSHQRIFSRMAELIDAGRALDIVTLSEELARRKEIESVGGVAYLASLTEGLPRRLSIEEYVRIVKDKSLLRQLIRISSDAITRAADQSEEALEIINAAESAMLEVTEKGISRGFAGIPEIVRDSFGSIDNLYKEGREVTGLATHFEEFDRMTSGLQKSELIIIAARPSMGKTAWAINIAQNAAVRGNSTVAVFSLEMSKESLLRRMLASESLVDSQKIQKGFLGRDDQEKLAAGLERLVEAPIFIDDTPGISLTEMRAKARRLRQSRGGLDLIVIDYLQLMTASTGPGKRQENRTQEVSAISRGLKALAKELEVPVIALSQLSRASEQRGGDKKPMLSDLRESGSIEQDADVVAFIHREAYYNRDENGNPDPDTEGKAEIIIAKQRNGPTGSVHLAYLSKCTRFENLAFGGDGYAQ, translated from the coding sequence ATGGCGACTCCGGCAGACATTTCGTTCGAGCGTGGACTGCCGGCCTCCATCGATGCCGAGCGGTCGATTCTCGGCGCCATCCTGCTCGACAACCAGGCCTATAACGAAGCTGCCGAGAAGATCCGGGCCGAGGACTTTGCCCTCGATTCGCACCAGCGCATCTTTTCGCGCATGGCCGAGCTCATTGACGCCGGCCGCGCCCTCGATATCGTTACCCTCTCCGAAGAGCTTGCCCGCCGCAAGGAAATCGAATCCGTCGGCGGTGTCGCTTATCTCGCCTCGCTCACCGAAGGCCTGCCGCGCCGGCTCTCGATTGAAGAGTACGTCCGGATTGTTAAAGACAAGTCGCTGCTGCGCCAGCTCATTCGGATCTCTTCCGATGCCATCACGCGCGCTGCCGACCAGAGCGAGGAAGCCCTCGAGATCATTAATGCGGCCGAGTCCGCGATGCTCGAGGTCACGGAAAAGGGCATTTCGCGCGGCTTTGCCGGCATTCCCGAGATCGTTCGCGACTCGTTCGGCTCGATCGACAATCTTTATAAGGAAGGCCGCGAGGTTACCGGCCTGGCCACGCACTTCGAAGAATTCGACCGCATGACCAGCGGCCTGCAGAAGTCCGAGCTCATCATCATCGCGGCGCGTCCTTCGATGGGCAAGACCGCATGGGCCATCAACATCGCGCAGAACGCAGCGGTGCGCGGCAACAGCACGGTGGCCGTCTTCTCGCTCGAAATGAGCAAGGAGTCGCTGCTGCGTCGTATGCTCGCCTCCGAGTCGCTCGTCGATTCGCAGAAGATTCAGAAGGGCTTCCTTGGCCGTGACGACCAGGAAAAGCTGGCCGCGGGTCTCGAGCGCCTGGTGGAAGCGCCCATCTTTATCGACGACACGCCGGGCATCTCGCTCACCGAAATGCGCGCCAAGGCGCGCCGTCTGCGCCAGTCGCGCGGCGGCCTCGATCTCATCGTCATTGATTATTTGCAGCTGATGACCGCCAGCACCGGCCCCGGCAAGCGCCAGGAGAACCGCACCCAGGAGGTCTCGGCGATTTCGCGCGGCCTGAAAGCTCTTGCGAAGGAGCTGGAAGTGCCGGTGATTGCGCTCTCGCAGCTCTCCCGCGCCTCCGAACAGCGTGGCGGCGACAAGAAGCCCATGCTCTCCGATCTGCGTGAATCGGGTTCGATCGAGCAGGACGCCGACGTCGTGGCCTTTATCCATCGCGAGGCGTATTACAACCGCGACGAGAACGGCAATCCCGATCCCGACACCGAGGGCAAGGCCGAGATCATCATCGCCAAGCAGCGTAACGGCCCGACAGGTTCCGTGCACCTGGCCTATCTTTCCAAGTGCACAAGGTTCGAAAATCTCGCCTTCGGAGGCGATGGCTATGCGCAATAA
- a CDS encoding nuclear transport factor 2 family protein: MKRILLAATATLSLVSSASFAQQASDAAATPEVKQFQGLEDQWSTALMKRDQYTLENLMAPTYLEISASGDITTRNQQIADLYAKTGPQPVSLEHKVVNIRTVEDVTIVDGTYIHKWKVGNSIHEERGIFTHVYQRAHGGWVCIHAQQTEVVEKADDKTKPKAEKKSNAELPFHVPFFHKGAESTQDSNVSSNTTATPASSTTTTTNTAAPQP; this comes from the coding sequence ATGAAACGGATTCTCCTAGCAGCAACGGCGACACTGTCGCTGGTAAGCAGCGCCTCCTTTGCCCAGCAGGCAAGCGACGCGGCAGCGACACCAGAAGTAAAGCAGTTCCAGGGTCTTGAAGATCAGTGGAGCACCGCGCTGATGAAGCGCGATCAATATACGCTCGAGAACCTGATGGCGCCGACCTATCTCGAGATCTCGGCCAGCGGCGACATCACCACGCGCAACCAGCAGATCGCGGATCTCTATGCCAAGACCGGTCCGCAGCCGGTAAGCCTGGAGCACAAGGTCGTCAACATCCGTACTGTCGAAGATGTGACTATCGTCGACGGCACCTACATCCACAAGTGGAAGGTGGGCAACTCGATCCACGAAGAGCGCGGCATCTTCACGCATGTCTACCAGCGCGCGCACGGCGGCTGGGTCTGCATCCACGCGCAGCAGACGGAAGTGGTGGAAAAGGCCGACGACAAGACGAAGCCCAAGGCAGAGAAGAAGAGCAATGCCGAACTTCCCTTCCACGTGCCGTTCTTCCATAAAGGCGCGGAGTCGACGCAGGACTCGAATGTATCGAGCAATACGACGGCCACGCCTGCCAGCTCGACCACCACGACTACAAACACTGCGGCTCCGCAGCCATAG
- the alr gene encoding alanine racemase: MSLRPTWAEISLPRLRRNYALLRAAAPGVELMAVVKANAYGHNAALCAPALVESGARWLGVTCLDEGIAVRQACPDARVLLMSGIWQGEAEAAIEHGLTPVVWETAHLAEIKEAAAQRGIASFAVHVEIDSGMSRQGVRLDRIEAFAAALARTPHIHVEGVMTHFHSPEVLDDPATARQLENFDQALARLAAAGVTPSIVHAGNSATALTPAMTRAIAALGNKHGAAAMVRPGLSLYGYAPRFSGEGAAAENTELQPVLAWKTRVISLRTIEPGETAGYNATFHAEKPTRLALLPVGYADGLNRLLSNRGAVLIRGQRAPIAGRVSMDLTIVDVTDIDGVKLGDEAVILGEQRAERSWARITADELAAIEGTIPYEVLCAIGPRVPRRIAEDENGDA; the protein is encoded by the coding sequence ATGTCGCTGCGCCCGACATGGGCGGAGATCTCGCTTCCCCGCCTGCGGCGCAATTATGCCTTGCTGCGCGCAGCCGCGCCCGGTGTGGAGCTGATGGCCGTGGTAAAGGCCAATGCCTACGGCCATAACGCCGCGCTGTGCGCGCCCGCGCTGGTGGAGAGCGGTGCGCGATGGCTGGGCGTCACCTGTCTTGATGAAGGCATCGCCGTGCGCCAGGCCTGTCCCGATGCCCGCGTACTGCTGATGAGCGGCATCTGGCAGGGCGAGGCTGAGGCCGCGATCGAACACGGGCTCACGCCGGTGGTGTGGGAGACAGCGCATCTGGCAGAGATCAAAGAGGCCGCGGCGCAGCGCGGGATTGCGTCCTTTGCCGTGCACGTCGAAATCGACAGCGGGATGTCGCGGCAGGGTGTGCGTCTCGACCGGATAGAAGCGTTTGCGGCTGCACTGGCACGGACTCCGCACATACACGTAGAGGGAGTGATGACGCACTTCCACTCGCCCGAGGTGCTGGATGATCCTGCCACTGCGCGCCAACTGGAAAACTTCGATCAGGCGCTGGCGAGGCTGGCTGCAGCAGGCGTAACGCCTTCGATCGTGCACGCGGGAAACTCGGCAACAGCACTGACACCGGCGATGACCCGCGCCATAGCAGCGCTCGGAAACAAGCATGGAGCAGCGGCGATGGTGCGGCCCGGCCTTTCGCTCTACGGCTACGCGCCACGCTTCTCCGGCGAAGGCGCGGCCGCGGAAAACACCGAGCTTCAGCCGGTGCTTGCATGGAAGACGCGGGTGATTTCGCTGCGCACCATCGAGCCAGGTGAAACGGCGGGCTACAACGCAACCTTTCATGCGGAGAAGCCGACACGGCTGGCGCTTCTGCCTGTCGGTTATGCGGATGGGCTGAACCGGCTGCTCTCCAATCGCGGCGCAGTGCTGATTCGCGGGCAGCGGGCGCCGATTGCGGGCCGCGTGTCGATGGACCTGACCATTGTGGATGTGACGGACATCGACGGCGTGAAGCTGGGCGACGAGGCCGTGATCCTCGGCGAACAGCGCGCTGAGCGAAGCTGGGCACGCATTACGGCAGATGAGCTGGCCGCCATAGAGGGAACCATCCCCTACGAGGTGCTGTGCGCCATCGGGCCGCGCGTGCCGCGAAGAATTGCCGAGGACGAGAATGGCGACGCATAA
- a CDS encoding alpha/beta fold hydrolase translates to MATHKGWYADWMYCWETRLTNEDSNRIVRPLEWGFDWVEDFIDAHGLREKLFGGRDPESLSRFEAEDAMAALNAEIVARSDAFFGYEKPTDYVLEERYPQLFPTNVRPKTLANDAEWKRKAETGEIEKAQFLRFTSPVRTKYPENDLVNARWYPAPAEKMAGKPKQAIIVMPQWNADAFSHNVLCSLFNRFGISALRLSKPYHDIRRPAELERSDYAVSANLGRTIAACRQAVVDIRCCMDWLEEQGYEQFGVLGTSLGSCYAFIASAHDARLQVNAFNHASTAFGDVVWTGQSTRHIRQGLEEAGLTQEGLRTAWASVSPFSYMERFATLTDKQVLVVHAKYDLTFIEAYSLETLKHFSRLGINYESKVLPCGHYTTGEKPYAYLDGWFLGSFVYRAFRAAARRAIPPSASAPSGREMARHATP, encoded by the coding sequence ATGGCGACGCATAAGGGCTGGTATGCCGACTGGATGTACTGCTGGGAAACGCGGCTGACGAACGAGGACTCCAACCGCATCGTGCGTCCGCTGGAGTGGGGCTTCGACTGGGTTGAGGACTTCATCGACGCGCATGGACTGCGAGAGAAGCTCTTCGGCGGCCGTGATCCGGAAAGCCTGAGCCGCTTCGAGGCGGAAGACGCGATGGCCGCGCTAAACGCGGAGATCGTGGCGCGCAGCGATGCGTTCTTCGGCTACGAGAAGCCGACCGACTACGTGCTCGAGGAGCGCTATCCGCAGCTCTTCCCCACCAACGTGCGGCCGAAGACGCTGGCTAACGACGCAGAGTGGAAACGCAAAGCAGAGACGGGCGAGATCGAGAAGGCGCAGTTCCTGCGCTTCACCTCGCCGGTGCGCACGAAGTATCCGGAGAACGATCTCGTCAATGCACGGTGGTATCCGGCTCCGGCGGAGAAGATGGCAGGCAAGCCGAAACAGGCCATCATCGTGATGCCGCAGTGGAATGCCGACGCCTTCAGCCACAACGTGCTGTGCTCGCTCTTCAACCGCTTCGGTATCTCGGCGCTGCGGCTCAGCAAGCCGTATCACGACATCCGCCGCCCGGCAGAGCTGGAGCGCTCAGACTACGCGGTGAGCGCCAATCTCGGCCGCACGATCGCAGCCTGCCGGCAGGCGGTGGTCGATATCCGCTGCTGCATGGACTGGCTCGAAGAGCAAGGTTACGAGCAGTTCGGTGTGCTGGGCACGAGCCTCGGCTCCTGCTATGCGTTTATCGCCAGCGCGCACGACGCGCGGCTGCAGGTGAATGCCTTCAACCATGCGTCCACCGCATTCGGCGACGTGGTGTGGACCGGGCAGAGCACGCGGCATATCCGCCAGGGTCTAGAAGAAGCAGGACTGACACAGGAAGGGCTGCGCACGGCGTGGGCCTCGGTCAGCCCGTTCTCCTACATGGAGCGGTTTGCGACACTCACCGATAAGCAGGTGCTAGTGGTGCACGCGAAGTATGACCTGACCTTCATCGAGGCATACTCGCTCGAGACGCTGAAACACTTCTCACGGCTGGGGATCAATTACGAGTCGAAGGTGCTGCCCTGCGGCCACTACACGACCGGCGAAAAGCCCTATGCCTATCTTGACGGCTGGTTCCTCGGCTCTTTTGTGTACCGCGCCTTCCGCGCTGCTGCGCGCAGGGCGATTCCGCCTTCGGCCTCCGCTCCCTCTGGTCGCGAAATGGCAAGGCATGCAACGCCCTAG
- a CDS encoding sensor histidine kinase, whose product MLSAISIPCVVFFTMDSTAVHGLRQSMRRIGLTARIESFDEREELLARLRSHDTDFLLIAEDAMARLDIFTLQEFLGHLSAAAPLSSLVLVEREPDSMDAALSAAHRAVLQGLQRSDSRRLPEYLERAFKLRRDQKMRASVQGEIDRTAEILRANQKLIALGRLTASIVHEINNPLESITNLLYLLEVDPSSEHRQEYLELAQSELSRVVQISRQTLNFSRESAGPVPVHPSELIEEVLTLYGRKIADKQLQVEREFETAETVKVLPGEMRQVFSNLIANSIEATAPGGRLRLRLRSARNWADQGVQGLRISVADTGSGMPAEVRSRIGEPFFTTKGAQGTGLGLWVSRSILHRYGGGLQLRSSVSGAHHGTVFSVFLPTNMRPQAVVASRAASVASTPQQTLLSLSDFDPTVSRAVNKG is encoded by the coding sequence ATGCTGAGCGCAATTTCCATCCCGTGCGTGGTATTTTTCACCATGGATTCCACCGCAGTCCACGGACTGCGCCAGTCCATGAGACGCATTGGCCTTACGGCCCGGATCGAATCCTTCGATGAGCGGGAGGAACTGCTCGCCCGCCTCAGATCGCATGACACCGATTTCCTCCTGATTGCCGAGGACGCCATGGCGCGGCTCGATATCTTTACTCTTCAGGAATTTCTCGGCCATCTTTCCGCCGCTGCACCGCTCAGCTCACTTGTTCTGGTTGAGCGCGAGCCGGATTCCATGGACGCCGCTCTGTCCGCTGCGCATCGTGCCGTTCTGCAGGGGTTGCAGCGCTCCGATTCCCGCCGCCTGCCCGAATATCTGGAACGGGCCTTCAAGCTGCGGCGCGATCAGAAGATGCGCGCCAGCGTGCAGGGAGAGATCGATCGCACCGCCGAGATTCTGCGCGCCAACCAGAAGCTTATCGCCCTCGGCCGCCTGACCGCGTCCATCGTGCACGAGATCAATAATCCGCTTGAGTCCATCACCAACCTGCTCTACCTCCTCGAGGTCGATCCGTCCTCCGAACATCGCCAGGAATATCTGGAGCTGGCTCAGAGCGAACTCAGCCGCGTCGTCCAGATCAGCCGCCAGACGCTGAATTTCTCCCGTGAGAGCGCCGGCCCGGTTCCCGTGCACCCATCCGAGCTCATCGAAGAGGTGCTCACCCTTTATGGCCGCAAGATCGCGGACAAGCAGCTGCAGGTCGAGCGCGAGTTCGAAACCGCCGAAACGGTGAAGGTCCTCCCCGGCGAAATGCGCCAGGTCTTCTCGAATCTCATCGCCAACTCCATTGAAGCCACCGCGCCCGGAGGCCGTCTGCGCCTGCGCCTGCGCTCAGCCCGCAACTGGGCCGATCAGGGGGTTCAGGGGTTGCGCATCAGCGTTGCGGACACCGGCTCGGGTATGCCGGCGGAGGTCCGCAGCCGCATCGGAGAGCCATTCTTCACGACGAAGGGCGCGCAGGGTACCGGGCTGGGGCTCTGGGTTTCGCGATCCATCCTGCATCGCTACGGCGGCGGACTGCAGCTCCGCTCTTCTGTCTCGGGCGCACATCACGGTACGGTCTTCAGTGTCTTTCTGCCGACGAACATGCGCCCCCAGGCGGTTGTTGCTTCCCGGGCGGCATCGGTTGCATCTACGCCGCAGCAGACGCTGCTCTCGCTCTCAGACTTCGATCCCACCGTTTCGCGTGCCGTGAATAAAGGCTAG